GTGGTCGGCGTGCCGCATCCGGACTTCGGCGAGGGCGTGATCGCCGTGGTGGTGCCGCGATCCGGCGCCGCGCTGGAAGGCGCGACGCTGGTCGCGGCGCTGAAGGACCGCATCGCGGGATTCAAGGTGCCCAAGCGGGTCTTCGTCGAGACCGAACTGCCGCGCAACGCGATGGGCAAGGTGCAGAAGAACCTGCTGCGCGAGCGGCATCAGGGACTGTTCGGCTGAGCATCGCCGACAATCGTCGTCATGAGCACGCCGACGCCGCTCCCTCCCAGCACGGCCGACACGACCGGCAGGAGCTCCCCCCTCGACACCGCCTGCCCCCGCTGCGGCGGCGGTTTCCATTGCGGTGTGAACGACGGCTGGTGCGCCTGCTTCGGCACGCGGCTGGGCGAGGGCCTCAAGCGCGATCTCGCCGCGCGCTGGCCCGACCGGTGCCTGTGCCTGCGCTGCCTCGGCGAGCTCGCCCGCGACGATCCGGACAGCCACGTGCCGGACCCGCCGAATAAC
This genomic stretch from Mitsuaria sp. 7 harbors:
- a CDS encoding cysteine-rich CWC family protein, producing the protein MSTPTPLPPSTADTTGRSSPLDTACPRCGGGFHCGVNDGWCACFGTRLGEGLKRDLAARWPDRCLCLRCLGELARDDPDSHVPDPPNNPPGPPLLGV